atCACCATCATAATATTCCCTATAATAATCATCACTAATAAAATTATGGCGAAATCATtagtatttataaaataagaataaaaataaaaataaaatgaaaacttACAGTTCCTCTTGATCAGGTAGAGGGTCTTTTACATCTGAtccatcatcatttaaaatttgtaatttacTTATATATCTACATTTGaagaatattattttttttaatgatttattataaaaaaaataattaaaactgaacctatatatataaatttgattttaattattagtaaactgtaatgaaattatttaaataaaaaaaataaattatacaTACAATACACCATTTTCTGTGAAAGGATCACCATTTTCAggtttatataaataaatttcacATTTTTGTAAACTTATTTCACTTTCTAAAGTTGACCAAAGTTTAGCTTCAAactctaaataataatcttttataTAACCAGCCAAGTTTGCATTGATACTATTGATAACTAAATTTAAGCTTGGTtctttttgaaattgttctGGTTTAGAATCTGTGAAATCATAATCTGGGAATGACAAATTCAGTAACTGTATCAAATAGATCATAGTTTTTCTACTTGTACTATTTGACATTGGTCCAAATGGTGATACTGATATATttgatgttggtgatggtgaattCATTGATACTgataatgtattattattattattattattattgctgctgccgctattgctattgttattgttattattattagtgttattattactatttgttaTATTCATTGCTCCACTATTTgtatttgataattcttcAAGTTCTTTATCTAAAGACCTGTATATCTTTTTATCTGAACCTGCCATTTTACATGAATAAGCTTCTAATTCACCCATCAAAAGTGCATCCCCAACATCGATACTATTCAAATATGAATTTAATCCAATTAATTGTAATGAATCTATAtatttcatcttttttttttctactaTTTCTCTGTCTCTCTCTCTCTGTCTCTGCTCTGTCACTCTGATTTATTGTtgtttctaaaaaaaataaaaaaataaaaaaaataaaaattaaatataaaaacaaatctaatttattactattactattattactattattactattattactattattaattatttgctAT
This region of Dictyostelium discoideum AX4 chromosome 3 chromosome, whole genome shotgun sequence genomic DNA includes:
- the maf1 gene encoding repressor of RNA polymerase III transcription yields the protein MKYIDSLQLIGLNSYLNSIDVGDALLMGELEAYSCKMAGSDKKIYRSLDKELEELSNTNSGAMNITNSNNNTNNNNNNNSNSGSSNNNNNNNNTLSVSMNSPSPTSNISVSPFGPMSNSTSRKTMIYLIQLLNLSFPDYDFTDSKPEQFQKEPSLNLVINSINANLAGYIKDYYLEFEAKLWSTLESEISLQKCEIYLYKPENGDPFTENGVLFSFNYFFYNKSLKKIIFFKCRYISKLQILNDDGSDVKDPLPDQEELDDYYREYYDGDTIDNMEMS